One window of Magallana gigas chromosome 2, xbMagGiga1.1, whole genome shotgun sequence genomic DNA carries:
- the LOC136273127 gene encoding sterile alpha motif domain-containing protein 9-like — MNFEEREKLRKNCVGLIENIILPGELLDHLYESGVISEVDIERIKAESISYNRVRQLLRILHTKPGCLGTFCESLDKSGYNFLATAIRETEVDPLQIEKAQQEVENQVHDILADTYETSSGGYSVPMQEIVKEVEFGLLTAGKHWKDKNVLLIEALLKKLFPTAKPKKRKKKGNRGTNDPIYHCLKRKSENMDHQCAEEDSCRPQMELGMTNKTFNSVLKQYFIDRKLDFSLVDVLIKKKVTKEIFMNLSMEEIGDIYPSLKFVEIKEIVSIRNELKEKEDAGDIIFDDGCPTSEERDDSFSEKFRETFRKFGCTMRESSYYRLDSALICDRTDLSSLLQPIHKFVYEEMDIQSIPDWIANIAMPFIAACLNERRNGTIHFGISQIASENRTQGTIVGITIEKRRIVRRFYSALQSTFYDDDYESVCKCVCQPQFIPVIGSRDSKGHLYVVEIDVKPSSLFTEENVFFTRKKSGDYSKKQLMLYRLNKCSNEPNFVNDEESRNYMAIKSKISQERKKQEENPMDKRLNENLQQKFLDLFSAGFETMKEEVHPVLLLSPLEDNVDDEFVSENFQFLTDIDPEVVFDFDSCSKEIGMYQFVENDQEQCLKVLTTDSFDKSSEEHVHKKDSYINLLDDLKETPTKPWIFCNGHVPTMKEPLSRFQWKQQRIEGFKEAVRFYSSEIPHQRAVVIFMLLSKNYEVLLDAAEEVISKFQNHWMMLAENEEIANHWKKELVHRQCVDKKTLDYRCVIGIPWSQVNLMIKAVVGATQLNGSLIPTANGVPCNLKEKLKSELFDLEILCVNECENDLDVMKDKTTRMNHRKSVEAEFFKGASVTWWNLWFKEDHVLKRCIHTRLLEMVKLACSKSNNEDQGKVSIVTLYHQPGAGGTTSAKQILWESRKEYRCAVVKRISNFTCEQINRLRTFNEQDTPKPPIVLIDNGDEDKLFTLCSQLENRAKIASRRLEDQCQVFCVLLLCVRRPNLSLSIPERSVQLRHELENVELDWFQKKGEFLKNQHMNENGVDPRLLLSFNLLKENFNEKYRQEVIQQFVDNIEDEKEMSLLRYLSLMNSFDIDFQSVPISAFDVLMTDRKHPIDSLKESTKVYSFGIHSPQRRVRKRGWEVNLTQSLLVLINRGARVQFSAQLKGLCIINQLFAKEILKYLQGKLNMTTSDIMIEFLKSPMFNSYNKSVEVLQKIVKDILKKRQILGDNKREKFSPLITDILQHEDSDKAGEVLMFGFELLKDPMVAQQVSRLYYNYKNWEKAEEFANIATGMVPDNSFLWDTYGQVFKTQLKEMYMECSKSNDILTEDQVSTALCLTSKAIDKFRFEQTTCEKEHQSKNNDNGYFAEVATIVTFLDLLSFFPDTNNIATLRRFLVEPKFVPPSFEFLDPEKIKFIKTFNERTNCIMRFISEKNSQLKWGVYSDFLSNNPDQRKLLFDLKENLDKYFGEESIDLPVLHSGEETADHIRRRVLKLSGRDLKTMIDLRVEDGKKTLLTIESLIQENLLPHHLTLPDLITLISARVARCLNTQGQGQEFLELLTWTKHAYEMSNKLHNSHIYLESFLFFVLFHWQTENKNAYAKNICPVQQLQEAIGKWRNAFNIKYPRQKDENNPHRKRETTYFYLGNGVQFAEIVYYEDLFIDEHGSRYLRKGDSIWQKPAIRRRLNRLEGTLKPSGTEVLVPLKSSEGNVNPVTIPTSLPITDRTLYNKTVYFFLGFTWSGPKAFDVSLENRHVDKMHLRKHPRSQLNPNPNSRGYRQASTEVTTNEGFLKKLTEINEKLQKIESDQTGNVKFTKEKLTRERDDLMRRRDAFLSQTAAAEYYRC, encoded by the exons GGGTACAAATGATCCAAtttatcattgtttaaaaaggAAAAGTGAAAATATGGATCATCAATGTGCTGAAG AAGACTCTTGTCGGCCTCAAATGGAATTAGGAATGacaaataaaactttcaattccgttttaaaacagtatttcatTGACCGAAAATTAGATTTTTCTTTGGTCGACGTacttataaagaaaaaagtaacaaaGGAGATCTTCATGAATCTAAGTATGGAGGAAATTGGAGATATTTATCCCTCTTTGAAGTTTGTCGAGATAAAAGAAATCGTGTCTATTCgaaatgaattaaaagaaaaagaggatgCTGGAGACATAATATTTGATGATGGCTGCCCAACTTCTGAAGAAAGAGATGAttcattttcagaaaaatttAGGGAAACATTTAGAAAGTTTGGATGTACTATGAGAGAATCATCTTATTACAGACTTGATTCAGCATTAATTTGCGATAGAACCGACCTGTCGAGTCTTTTACAGCCGATTCATAAGTTTGTCTACGAAGAAATGGATATACAAAGCATTCCCGATTGGATCGCAAATATTGCTATGCCTTTTATTGCAGCATGTTTAAATGAACGTAGAAATGGAACAATTCATTTCGGAATTTCTCAGATTGCTTCTGAAAACAGAACTCAAGGGACTATTGTTGGGATAACCATAGAAAAAAGACGCATAGTCAGAAGATTTTACTCAGCATTACAATCTACATTTTATGACGACGATTATGAAAGTGTTTGCAAATGTGTCTGTCAACCACAATTTATCCCAGTTATTGGCTCGAGGGATTCAAAGGGACATCTTTATGTTGTTGAAATCGATGTAAAGCCGTCATCACTTTTTACCGaagaaaatgtgtttttcaCTCGTAAAAAATCCGGCGATTACAGTAAGAAACAATTGATGCTCTATAGactaaataaatgttcaaatgAACCAAATTTCGTAAATGATGAAGAATCTCGAAACTACATGGCGATCAAATCGAAAATTAGCcaggaaagaaaaaaacaggaagaaaatcctatgGATAAAAGACTAAATGAAAATCTTCAGCAAAAGTTCCTTGACTTATTTTCGGCTGGATTTGAAACTATGAAGGAAGAAGTACATCCAGTACTGCTGTTAAGCCCTTTGGAAGATAATGTAGATGATGAGTTTGTGTCAGAGAATTTTCAATTCCTAACTGATATTGATCCGGAGGttgtatttgattttgattcTTGCAGCAAAGAGATTGGAATGTATCAGTTTGTAGAAAATGACCAGGAACAATGTCTCAAGGTCCTAACAACAGATTCGTTTGACAAATCAAGTGAGGAACACGTACATAAAAAAGACAGTTACATAAATCTGCTTGATGATTTGAAAGAGACACCAACTAAGCCATGGATATTTTGTAATGGCCATGTCCCTACCATGAAAGAACCATTATCTCGATTTCAATGGAAGCAACAGAGGATTGAAGGCTTTAAAGAAGCTGTAAGATTTTATAGCTCTGAAATTCCACATCAGAGGGCAGTTGTTATTTTCATGCTCCTTTCCAAGAATTATGAGGTTTTATTGGATGCAGCAGAAGAAGTTATTTCAAAGTTCCAAAATCATTGGATGATGTTGGCAGAAAACGAAGAAATTGCCAATCATTGGAAGAAAGAACTCGTTCATCGTCAATGCGTGGACAAAAAGACACTTGATTACCGATGTGTTATTGGTATACCATGGAGTCAAGTCAACTTGATGATCAAAGCGGTAGTTGGGGCAACGCAACTAAACGGGTCTCTTATTCCAACAGCGAATGGAGTGCCAtgcaatttaaaagaaaagctcAAAAGTGAACTTTTTGATTTAGAAATTTTGTGTGTCAACGAATGTGAAAATGATTTAGATGTCATGAAAGATAAAACTACAAGGATGAACCATAGAAAAAGTGTGGAAGCTGAGTTTTTCAAAGGGGCAAGTGTTACGTGGTGGAATTTATGGTTTAAAGAGGACCATGTCTTAAAACGGTGTATTCATACAAGATTGCTTGAAATGGTAAAACTTGCATGCTCAAAATCTAATAATGAAGACCAAGGAAAAGTAAGCATTGTGACTCTTTATCATCAACCTGGCGCAGGGGGAACAACATCGGCAAAGCAAATTTTATGGGAATCAAGAAAAGAGTATAGATGTGCTGTTGTTAAACGCATTTCAAACTTCACTTGTGAGCAAATAAATAGGCTGAGAACTTTTAATGAACAAGATACCCCCAAACCCCCAATTGTTCTCATAGACAATGGCGACGAAGACAAACTGTTCACTCTTTGTTCTCAACTGGAAAATAGGGCTAAAATTGCGTCCCGAAGGCTTGAAGATCAATGCCAAGTATTTTGCGTGTTATTACTCTGTGTAAGGAGACCAAACTTATCGCTTTCTATTCCTGAAAGATCAGTTCAGCTCCGACACGAACTTGAAAATGTAGAACTTGATTGGTTTCAGAAGAAAGGCgaatttctcaaaaatcaaCATATGAATGAAAACGGTGTAGACCCTCGTCTGTTGTTATCTTTCAACTTGTTGAAAGAAAACTTCAATGAAAAATACAGACAAGAAGTTATTCAACAATTTGTTGACAATATTGaagatgaaaaagaaatgtcCTTGCTGCGGTATCTTTCGCTCATGAACAGTTTTGATATAGATTTTCAGTCAGTGCCCATCAGTGCCTTTGACGTGTTGATGACAGATAGAAAACATCCGATAGATTCACTAAAGGAATCAACTAAGGTCTATTCTTTTGGAATTCATTCTCCTCAAAGGCGTGTAAGAAAACGAGGATGGGAAGTCAATCTTACGCAGTCACTTCTTGTTCTTATTAATAGAGGTGCAAGGGTACAATTCAGTGCTCAACTTAAAGGTCTTTGCATTATTAACCAACTTTTTGCAAaggaaattttgaaatatctgCAAGGAAAGTTGAATATGACAACTAGTGATATTATGATTGAATTTCTGAAATCGCCAATGTTTAACAGCTACAACAAATCAGTAGAGGTTTTACAAAAGATTGTGAAAGACATATTAAAAAAACGTCAGATACTTGGAGACAACAAGAGAGAAAAATTTTCGCCGTTAATAACGGATATTTTGCAGCATGAGGACTCGGACAAGGCTGGTGAGGTTTTGATGTTTGGTTTTGAATTGCTAAAGGATCCAATGGTAGCACAACAAGTTTCTCGTCTATACTACAATTACAAAAATTGGGAAAAGGCAGAAgaatttgcaaatattgcaaCAGGGATGGTACCAGATAATTCATTTCTGTGGGACACATATGGACAAGTGTTTAAGACACAGCTAAAAGAAATGTACATGGAATGTTCCAAAAGCAATGACATTTTAACTGAAGACCAGGTGAGCACAGCTTTGTGTTTAACATCTAAGGCAATCGACAAAtttagatttgaacaaactactTGTGAAAAGGAGCATCAGTCGAAAAATAATGACAACGGATACTTTGCAGAAGTTGCAACAATCGTAACATTTCTTGATCTTCTCAGTTTCTTTCCAGATACAAATAATATAGCCACACTGAGAAGATTTTTGGTCGAACCTAAGTTTGTCCCACCCTCGTTTGAGTTTTTAGATCCAGAAAAAATTAAGttcattaaaacttttaatgaaaGGACAAACTGTATCATGAGATTCATCAGCGAGAAGAACTCCCAACTAAAGTGGGGGGTGTACAGTGATTTCCTTTCAAACAATCCGGATCAGCGAAAACTTCTTTTTGACCTGAAAGAAAATTTAGACAAATACTTCGGAGAGGAGTCAATTGACTTACCAGTTTTACATTCAGGCGAAGAAACCGCAGATCATATTAGACGAAGAGTTTTGAAATTAAGTGGAAGAGACCTGAAAACCATGATTGATCTTAGAGTTGAAGATGGAAAGAAGACACTACTTACAATAGAAAGTTTGATTCAAGAAAATCTTTTGCCACATCATCTTACTCTGCCGGATTTAATCACATTGATAAGTGCGCGTGTTGCAAGATGCCTTAATACACAAGGACAAGGACaagaatttttagaacttcttACATGGACGAAACATGCATATGAGATGTCAAACAAACTACACAATTCCCATATCTATTTAGAATCTTTcttgttctttgttttatttcactggcaaactgaaaataaaaatgcatacgCCAAAAACATTTGTCCAGTTCAACAATTACAGGAGGCAATCGGAAAGTGGAGAAACGCTTTTAACATAAAGTATCCGCGTCAAAAAGACGAGAATAACCCACATCGCAAAAGAGAAACAACTTATTTTTATCTTGGCAATGGGGTTCAATTTGCTGAAATTGTCTATTATGAAGATCTCTTCATTGATGAGCATGGGTCTCGATATCTTAGAAAAGGTGATTCAATATGGCAGAAACCTGCGATTAGAAGACGATTAAATAGACTAGAGGGAACCCTAAAGCCAAGCGGTACGGAAGTTTTGGTGCCTTTAAAAAGTTCAGAGGGCAATGTCAACCCTGTGACAATACCCACGTCTCTTCCTATTACTGATAGAACcttgtataacaaaacagtttattttttcctGGGGTTTACATGGTCAGGACCTAAAGCCTTTGACGTTTCACTTGAGAATAGGCATGTGGATAAAATGCATCTTCGAAAACATCCAAGATCACAACTGAATCCAAATCCAAATTCAAGAGGGTACCGGCAGGCTTCAACAGAGGTTACAACAAACGAAGGTTTCCTTAAGAAACTcactgaaataaatgaaaaattacagaaaattgaaAGTGATCAA acAGGAAATGTcaagtttacaaaagaaaaGCTAACACGGGAAAGAGATGACCTCATGAGAAGGAGAGATGCTTTCCTCTCGCAGACAGCAGCTGCAGAATACTATCGATGTTGA